One Microvirga thermotolerans DNA window includes the following coding sequences:
- a CDS encoding flagellar motor protein MotA, which yields MEDQPLTPPRIYLIRMAVFLILAGFVAFILYKQIWNAFLANPGLNSLIVGVMFIGIVLAIRQVWRLFPEVRWVNTIRQAEQGLVQPTTPVLLAPLAAFIANRSTHSLLSVTATRSLLDSIGARLDESREILRYLAGLLVFLGLLGTFWGLIDTVGSVGRIISSLRTGQDTAVLFDELKNSLSGPLQGMGLSFSASLFGLAGSLVLGFLDLQAGQAQNRFYTELEDWLATSTTDTAPDLSLRSAGTSGDIALALNRLAAAVNEGAGGRASTQAMANLAEGVQGLVQHMRAEQQMIRDWVEAQAAREKELKQVLDRLARERLP from the coding sequence ATGGAAGACCAGCCCCTCACCCCACCGCGGATCTATCTCATCCGCATGGCGGTTTTCCTGATCCTGGCGGGGTTCGTCGCCTTCATCCTCTACAAGCAGATCTGGAACGCCTTTCTCGCCAATCCGGGCCTCAACAGCCTCATCGTCGGCGTGATGTTCATCGGCATCGTGCTGGCGATCCGCCAGGTCTGGCGCCTCTTCCCGGAGGTGCGCTGGGTCAACACCATCCGCCAGGCCGAGCAGGGGCTCGTGCAGCCGACGACTCCCGTCCTCCTGGCCCCGCTCGCGGCCTTCATCGCCAACCGCTCCACGCACTCGCTCCTTTCGGTCACCGCGACCCGCTCCCTCCTCGATTCCATCGGCGCCCGCCTGGACGAGAGCCGCGAGATCCTGCGCTATCTCGCCGGCCTTCTCGTGTTCCTCGGCCTCCTCGGCACCTTCTGGGGCCTGATCGACACGGTGGGGTCGGTGGGGCGGATCATCTCCTCCCTGCGCACGGGGCAGGACACGGCGGTGCTCTTCGACGAGTTGAAGAACTCCCTGTCCGGGCCGCTCCAGGGCATGGGCCTGTCGTTCTCGGCCTCCCTCTTCGGCCTCGCCGGGTCCCTGGTGCTGGGCTTCCTCGACCTGCAGGCCGGCCAGGCCCAGAACCGCTTCTACACGGAGCTGGAGGACTGGCTCGCCACCTCGACCACCGACACCGCTCCCGACCTCTCGCTCCGCTCCGCCGGAACCTCCGGGGACATCGCCCTCGCCCTCAACCGCCTCGCCGCCGCGGTCAACGAGGGGGCGGGCGGGCGCGCCTCGACCCAGGCCATGGCGAACCTCGCGGAGGGGGTCCAGGGTCTCGTCCAGCACATGCGTGCCGAGCAGCAGATGATCCGGGACTGGGTGGAGGCTCAGGCCGCCCGCGAGAAGGAGCTGAAGCAGGTGCTCGACCGTCTCGCCCGTGAAAGGCTGCCCTGA
- a CDS encoding inositol monophosphatase family protein, whose amino-acid sequence MIRSPLMTVMTDAVMKASRSLKRDFGEIENLQVSRKGPGDFVSAADRKAEKILRESLEKARPDYGFVMEEGGVVEGRDPSHRWHIDPLDGTTNFLHGLPHFALSVGLERDGQIVAGVIYDPAKDELFIAEKGKGAYLNNRRIRVAARNDLADAVIACGLPHIGKGDHGLFLRESSVVMGYAGGMRRWGAAALDLAYVACGRLDAYWERGLNSWDVAAGILMIREAGGFISDADGGSNPMATGSVACGNEVLHRELVKLLKKAKG is encoded by the coding sequence ATGATCCGTTCGCCCCTCATGACCGTCATGACCGATGCCGTAATGAAGGCCTCGCGCTCCCTCAAGCGCGACTTCGGCGAGATCGAGAACCTCCAGGTGTCCCGCAAGGGGCCCGGCGACTTCGTCTCGGCGGCGGACCGCAAGGCGGAGAAGATCCTGCGCGAATCCCTTGAGAAGGCCCGCCCCGACTACGGGTTCGTGATGGAGGAGGGCGGCGTCGTCGAAGGCCGGGACCCGAGCCACCGCTGGCACATCGACCCCCTCGACGGCACCACGAACTTCCTCCACGGCCTGCCGCATTTCGCGCTCTCCGTCGGCCTCGAGCGCGACGGGCAGATCGTGGCCGGCGTGATCTACGATCCCGCCAAGGACGAGCTCTTCATCGCCGAGAAGGGCAAGGGCGCCTATCTCAACAACCGGCGCATCCGGGTCGCCGCCCGCAACGACCTGGCCGACGCGGTGATCGCCTGCGGCCTGCCCCATATCGGCAAGGGCGACCACGGCCTGTTCCTGCGCGAATCCTCCGTCGTCATGGGCTATGCGGGCGGCATGCGCCGCTGGGGCGCCGCGGCCCTCGACCTTGCCTACGTGGCCTGCGGGCGGCTCGACGCCTATTGGGAGAGGGGGCTCAACTCCTGGGACGTCGCCGCAGGCATCCTGATGATCCGCGAGGCCGGAGGCTTCATCTCCGATGCGGACGGAGGGAGTAACCCCATGGCCACCGGAAGCGTGGCCTGCGGCAACGAAGTGCTGCACCGCGAGCTGGTGAAGCTCTTGAAGAAGGCGAAAGGCTGA